One window of the Diospyros lotus cultivar Yz01 chromosome 12, ASM1463336v1, whole genome shotgun sequence genome contains the following:
- the LOC127813878 gene encoding probable aspartyl protease At4g16563 has translation MASPVFFIIFSIFLAQVSISSSEILLLRLTHSLSTAQFNNTHHLLKSTTSRSAARHRHHHHRQGQRRQVSLPLSPGSDYTLSFSLGSDSPQTISLYMDTGSDLVWFPCHPFECILCDGEYNPATVANPSPLNLSASAAPVTCKSRACSAAHSALSSSDLCAAARCPLESIETSDCASFSCPPFYYAYGDGSLVARLYSDSLSIPMSSPSLILNNFTFGCANTALGEPIGVAGFGRGILSLPAQLASFSPHLGNQFSYCLVSHSFDASRVRRPSPLILGRRSLDKEKGSHLPDGESEFVYTPMLDNPKHPYFYSVGLEAVSVGNRRIPAPESLRKIDRDGNGGIVVDSGTTFTVLPAELYDSVVGEFTRRMGRARKRASVVEEKTGLSPCYYLGESAGEVARVPAVVLHFGGNSSVALPRKNYLYEFLEGGDDDGKGKGKRKVGCVMVMSGGDLEEGGPAGTLGNYQQQGFEVVYDLEERRVGFARRKCASLWDTLNKRS, from the coding sequence ATGGCTTCCCCtgttttcttcatcatcttttcAATCTTCCTAGCACAAGTTTCCATTTCCAGCTCCGAAATTTTGCTCCTCCGTCTGACCCACTCCCTCTCCACCGCCCAATTCAACAACACCCACCACCTCCTCAAATCCACCACTTCACGCTCCGCCGCccgccaccgccaccaccaccaccgccaAGGCCAGCGCCGCCAAGTTTCTCTCCCGCTGTCCCCAGGTAGCGACTATACTTTATCATTCTCGCTCGGCTCCGACTCGCCCCAGACAATCTCTCTCTACATGGACACCGGCAGCGACCTTGTCTGGTTCCCCTGCCACCCATTCGAATGCATTCTCTGCGACGGCGAATACAACCCCGCCACCGTCGCCAACCCTTCTCCTCTCAACCTCTCCGCCTCCGCCGCTCCGGTCACGTGCAAGTCCCGTGCCTGCTCCGCCGCCCACTCCGCCCTCTCCTCCTCGGACCTCTGCGCCGCCGCCCGCTGCCCCCTCGAATCAATCGAAACCTCGGACTGTGCCTCTTTCTCTTGCCCGCCGTTTTACTACGCCTACGGCGATGGCAGCTTGGTCGCGCGGCTCTATAGCGACAGCTTGTCGATACCTATGTCGTCTCCGTCGCTAATTCTCAATAACTTCACCTTCGGCTGCGCCAACACCGCCCTCGGCGAGCCCATCGGTGTCGCCGGCTTCGGCCGGGGAATTCTATCGCTGCCGGCGCAGCTTGCGAGCTTCTCTCCTCACCTCGGAAACCAGTTCTCTTACTGCTTGGTCTCTCACTCGTTCGACGCCAGTCGAGTTCGCCGCCCGAGTCCACTCATTCTGGGTCGCCGCTCTCTCGACAAAGAGAAGGGCAGCCATTTGCCCGATGGTGAGTCCGAGTTTGTCTACACTCCAATGCTTGACAACCCGAAACACCCTTACTTCTATAGCGTGGGGCTGGAGGCCGTGTCCGTCGGGAACCGTAGGATTCCTGCGCCGGAGAGTCTGAGGAAAATCGACAGAGATGGCAACGGCGGAATAGTGGTGGATTCCGGGACGACTTTCACCGTCCTGCCTGCGGAACTGTACGACTCGGTGGTGGGCGAGTTCACTCGGCGAATGGGGCGGGCTCGCAAGCGGGCGAGTGTAGTCGAGGAGAAAACGGGACTCAGTCCGTGCTACTACTTGGGAGAGTCAGCGGGTGAGGTGGCGAGGGTACCGGCAGTTGTCTTACATTTCGGGGGAAATTCCAGTGTGGCGCTGCCCAGGAAGAACTACTTGTACGAATTTTTGGAGGGTGGAGATGATGATGGGAAGGGAAAGGGGAAGAGGAAGGTAGGGTGCGTGATGGTGATGAGCGGGGGTGATTTGGAGGAGGGTGGGCCCGCGGGCACACTGGGGAACTACCAGCAGCAGGGTTTCGAGGTGGTTTATGACTTGGAGGAGCGCAGGGTTGGGTTTGCGAGGCGCAAGTGTGCGTCTTTGTGGGATACGCTCAACAAAAGAAGCTAA